The following are encoded in a window of Candidatus Eisenbacteria bacterium genomic DNA:
- the pilM gene encoding type IV pilus assembly protein PilM: MLAPHGPITGTEGPRGRHPVRVPPDGRSRVFRRGKSAVGLDIGSSAIKVAELETGKDGARLLKYGVVELLPEAIVEGEIMDRQMVVEAVQNLLERCGIKQRQVATGIAGRGVIVKRITMDRLDPKDAREAIHWEAEQHVPYDISDVSLDFEILGVDAGPTKMQVLLVAAKKELVTTHADLIREAGLDPSLIDVNSFAVQNAAESNYEFAREETIAFVNVGAELTNVNIVRDGIPLYTQDLSIGGQSFIEGLQKRYQINRDEAVAACKEGEDAGSVDIAAAVRSFGDEIGLGIERSLAYLKSNGEADRVDRIFVCGGGARIRGLAHVLAERQRVSVELVDPLRRISYTPDVFGGDDPKVVGPQLTVAIGLALRKAHEK, encoded by the coding sequence ATCTTAGCGCCCCATGGGCCGATAACGGGGACAGAGGGTCCTCGGGGGCGCCACCCGGTCCGCGTGCCCCCGGACGGGAGGTCACGCGTGTTCCGAAGGGGGAAGTCGGCGGTAGGTCTCGACATCGGGTCCAGCGCGATCAAGGTGGCGGAGCTCGAAACCGGGAAGGACGGCGCCAGGCTCCTGAAGTACGGAGTGGTCGAGCTGCTCCCCGAGGCGATTGTGGAAGGGGAGATCATGGACCGCCAGATGGTGGTCGAGGCAGTTCAGAATCTCCTCGAGCGATGCGGGATCAAGCAGAGACAGGTCGCAACCGGGATCGCCGGCCGCGGCGTGATTGTCAAGCGGATCACCATGGATCGGCTCGACCCCAAGGACGCCAGGGAAGCCATCCACTGGGAGGCCGAGCAGCACGTCCCCTATGACATCAGCGACGTCTCGTTGGACTTCGAGATCCTGGGGGTCGATGCGGGGCCGACGAAGATGCAGGTCCTCCTGGTCGCCGCGAAGAAGGAGCTTGTCACGACCCACGCCGACCTGATCCGCGAGGCCGGACTCGACCCCTCCCTCATCGACGTCAACTCCTTCGCCGTTCAGAACGCAGCCGAATCAAACTACGAGTTCGCCCGCGAGGAGACCATCGCGTTCGTCAACGTCGGCGCCGAGCTGACCAATGTGAACATTGTCCGCGACGGAATCCCGCTCTACACGCAGGATCTTTCCATCGGAGGCCAGAGCTTCATCGAAGGGCTCCAGAAGCGATACCAGATCAACAGGGACGAGGCCGTCGCCGCGTGCAAGGAGGGCGAGGACGCCGGGTCGGTAGACATCGCGGCGGCCGTGAGATCGTTCGGCGACGAGATCGGCCTCGGCATCGAGCGGAGCCTGGCCTATCTGAAGTCCAACGGAGAGGCGGACCGGGTGGACAGGATCTTCGTCTGCGGCGGAGGAGCGCGGATTCGGGGCCTGGCCCATGTCCTTGCGGAGAGGCAGCGGGTCTCGGTCGAACTGGTCGACCCGCTGCGAAGGATCAGCTACACCCCGGATGTCTTCGGTGGCGACGACCCCAAGGTTGTTGGTCCACAGCTCACGGTGGCGATCGGGCTCGCCCTGAGAAAGGCACACGAGAAGTGA
- a CDS encoding prepilin-type N-terminal cleavage/methylation domain-containing protein produces the protein MLDCETGTGEGKDRLGPLRSPTSSPSPGRQPAAGFSIIELMVAVVVVAVLAVVSFPIHRKYVRHARTTEATTRLGEIIDAARTYAVQNPDAAGNPIWPPASGGGLVSLAATPCFSYAIRSGAGRNARTNALAVRAVGRSGTRMAGVTITMTAPSIDRNAGNPVVIGL, from the coding sequence ATGCTTGATTGCGAAACAGGGACCGGAGAAGGGAAGGACCGGTTGGGTCCACTGAGGTCGCCGACGAGTTCGCCGTCGCCCGGGAGACAGCCGGCGGCGGGCTTCTCGATCATCGAGCTCATGGTCGCCGTCGTTGTGGTGGCCGTTCTCGCAGTCGTCTCGTTTCCGATTCACAGGAAGTACGTCAGGCATGCGCGAACGACCGAGGCTACGACCAGGCTGGGAGAGATCATCGATGCGGCGAGGACCTATGCGGTTCAGAACCCCGACGCGGCAGGGAATCCCATCTGGCCCCCGGCGAGTGGCGGGGGGCTCGTGAGCCTCGCGGCGACCCCATGCTTCTCCTATGCGATCCGGAGCGGCGCCGGGAGGAACGCCAGGACCAACGCGTTGGCGGTGCGGGCTGTAGGCAGGAGCGGAACGAGGATGGCCGGGGTCACGATCACAATGACCGCGCCCAGCATAGACAGGAACGCCGGCAATCCGGTGGTGATCGGGCTCTAG
- the pilQ gene encoding type IV pilus secretin PilQ: MRIRGPATVSLLVTVVTLGVALWATAGSADGPQRHFPADRALIMKVMAEREAMRSHESPNSVHDEAPSMGRWDPRAEIVDAALAAPSLIDPPGGGEPMDLDIQGADIRTVLRSIAAFGKVNIIPDNNVSGAVNVRLSQVPWRRALDVVCRSAGLTAVSQGDILRVASRKTIAEEDLEVEAAARKREEVLPLETAIFQVDYATAEELKSCVQFALSKRGSAEVDPRTNSILVTDIAERVAQIRQLVEDLDSETRQVEIVARLVDVDASAARQLGITWNVQNLHSSKERLSGSISHESPLVSAAAELDFGVVRRFGDIDGTIQALERENKANIISLPRITTVNNRKARILVGKEVPLIVLDQAGNPITELKKVGITLEVTPYINADRRVTMDLHPEVSDLSSQATVQGGIVFTTTEADARVMVGDGETAVIGGLIRTAETRFEEGIPILRSIPLLGNLFKSSDVRNDRRELMIFVTPRIVERLASNQP; this comes from the coding sequence ATGAGAATCCGCGGTCCCGCAACCGTTAGTCTGCTCGTCACGGTCGTGACGCTGGGCGTGGCCCTCTGGGCGACGGCCGGGTCGGCCGATGGGCCGCAGCGGCACTTCCCGGCCGACAGGGCGTTGATCATGAAGGTGATGGCCGAGCGGGAAGCGATGCGTTCCCACGAGAGCCCCAACTCGGTTCACGATGAGGCTCCCTCCATGGGGCGGTGGGATCCTCGCGCCGAGATCGTGGACGCCGCGCTCGCCGCGCCTTCGCTCATCGATCCGCCCGGAGGCGGAGAGCCGATGGATCTGGACATCCAGGGGGCCGACATACGGACGGTCCTTCGCTCCATCGCCGCCTTCGGCAAGGTCAACATCATTCCGGACAACAACGTCTCGGGAGCGGTCAACGTGAGGCTCTCGCAGGTCCCGTGGCGACGGGCCCTCGATGTCGTCTGCCGCTCGGCAGGCCTGACCGCCGTATCCCAGGGCGACATCCTGCGCGTCGCCTCGCGCAAGACTATCGCCGAGGAGGATCTGGAAGTGGAGGCCGCCGCGCGCAAGCGCGAGGAGGTTCTGCCCCTTGAGACGGCCATCTTCCAGGTCGACTACGCCACGGCGGAGGAGCTCAAGAGCTGCGTCCAGTTCGCGTTGAGCAAGAGGGGAAGCGCGGAAGTCGATCCCCGGACGAACTCGATCCTGGTGACCGACATCGCCGAGAGGGTGGCCCAGATCCGGCAGTTGGTCGAGGACCTGGACAGCGAGACCCGTCAGGTCGAGATCGTCGCCCGCCTGGTCGACGTCGACGCCTCGGCCGCGAGGCAGCTCGGGATCACATGGAACGTCCAGAATCTCCATTCTTCGAAGGAGCGGCTCTCCGGGTCGATCAGCCACGAGTCGCCGCTGGTGTCCGCGGCGGCCGAGCTGGACTTCGGCGTCGTGAGGCGTTTCGGGGACATCGATGGGACGATCCAGGCGCTGGAGCGGGAGAACAAGGCCAATATCATCTCTCTGCCGCGCATCACGACGGTCAACAACCGCAAGGCGCGGATTCTCGTCGGCAAGGAAGTCCCGCTCATCGTCCTCGATCAGGCGGGCAACCCGATCACGGAGCTCAAGAAGGTGGGGATCACCCTCGAGGTGACGCCCTACATCAACGCTGACAGGCGGGTGACGATGGACCTCCATCCGGAGGTCAGCGACCTCTCCTCGCAGGCGACCGTCCAGGGCGGGATCGTCTTCACGACGACGGAGGCGGACGCCCGGGTCATGGTCGGGGACGGCGAGACGGCCGTGATCGGCGGACTGATCCGCACGGCCGAGACCAGATTCGAGGAAGGGATCCCGATCCTGCGATCGATTCCGCTCCTCGGCAACCTCTTCAAGTCGAGCGATGTGCGCAATGACCGTAGAGAGCTCATGATCTTCGTGACGCCGAGGATCGTCGAGAGGCTCGCGAGCAACCAGCCCTAG
- a CDS encoding type II secretion system F family protein: protein MGNFAYVVKSRSGEERSGFTAGSSVDEVVSHLHSQGYVVLHVTEDRSQDRGLPWHQRLSSMHLGRVSTRELALFTRQLSTVLQAGIPLVRGLRGLAADAGSKMLAMAVADIANRIERGESLSDGMVAHPEAFNRMYVSMIRAGERAGTLDEILEDLAVYLEKIDAIKTKVRSALSYPLFVLVFAIGATAFLLFKIVPTFAEIYADLGQNLPGLTQAVVAASNAVRHNVLLSAVITIGVILFFYLWTRTRSGRYAMDTFLIRMPIFGPIIRKAIMSRFARTFGMLLRSGLPILDALELVKGASGNSVVAHAIDDAKGNVGAGHGITSSFRATGKFPEMVLQLMATGEETGDMDTMLLKVSDFYDRQVEASVHSLTSLIEPLMIVVVGGLIGVIVVSMFLPIFYLGDAIMKGGYNF, encoded by the coding sequence ATGGGGAACTTCGCGTATGTCGTCAAGAGCAGAAGCGGTGAAGAGCGATCCGGCTTCACAGCCGGCTCGAGCGTGGACGAGGTGGTCTCGCATCTCCACTCTCAGGGGTACGTCGTTCTTCACGTCACTGAGGATCGCAGCCAGGACAGGGGTCTGCCCTGGCATCAGCGGCTCAGCAGCATGCACCTCGGGAGGGTCAGCACGCGCGAGCTGGCCCTGTTCACCCGCCAACTCTCGACCGTGCTCCAGGCCGGGATCCCGCTGGTCAGGGGGCTGCGCGGCCTCGCGGCCGACGCGGGAAGCAAGATGCTCGCGATGGCGGTCGCAGACATCGCCAACCGGATCGAGCGCGGAGAGAGCCTCTCCGATGGGATGGTCGCGCATCCGGAGGCCTTCAACCGGATGTATGTGAGCATGATCCGAGCTGGCGAAAGGGCCGGGACCCTCGATGAGATCCTCGAGGATCTGGCTGTCTATCTGGAGAAGATCGACGCGATCAAGACGAAGGTGCGGTCGGCTCTCTCATATCCGCTGTTCGTGCTGGTTTTCGCGATCGGGGCGACGGCCTTCCTGCTCTTCAAGATCGTCCCGACCTTCGCGGAGATCTACGCGGACCTCGGGCAGAATCTGCCAGGTCTGACGCAAGCCGTTGTCGCCGCGTCGAACGCCGTGCGGCACAACGTGTTGCTCTCCGCGGTCATCACGATCGGAGTCATCCTCTTCTTCTATCTCTGGACCCGCACTCGATCGGGGCGGTACGCGATGGACACCTTTCTGATCAGGATGCCGATCTTCGGGCCGATCATTCGCAAGGCGATCATGAGCCGTTTTGCCCGGACCTTCGGGATGCTGCTCCGCAGCGGGCTGCCGATTCTCGACGCGCTTGAGCTGGTCAAGGGGGCCTCGGGCAACTCGGTCGTGGCCCACGCGATAGATGATGCGAAGGGGAACGTCGGCGCCGGGCACGGGATCACGAGCTCCTTCAGGGCAACCGGGAAGTTCCCCGAGATGGTCCTGCAGCTGATGGCGACGGGCGAGGAGACGGGCGACATGGACACGATGCTTCTCAAGGTCTCCGACTTCTACGACCGGCAGGTCGAGGCGTCCGTGCACAGCCTCACATCGCTCATCGAGCCGTTGATGATCGTCGTAGTGGGCGGACTGATCGGGGTGATCGTCGTGAGCATGTTCCTCCCCATCTTCTATCTCGGCGACGCGATCATGAAGGGGGGATACAACTTCTAG
- a CDS encoding DUF4900 domain-containing protein has protein sequence MRPAIGRALGSRGGYALAVVVIIMFALGVIAASFIALAGYETRASHTDLAKQRAFWLAEAGKERALRWMASLTRPPETDVRIYTAAAGPDGGSYTVDCLVDSAGIYQVEKWFVLDCVGRSEGVERRIRQRIRMTSFAQYAYFTDDERTPGGQYIWFISADQIHGLVHSNGTFRIAGSPRFFDEVTSAANRMIGYQNYSVYDPSGWPVGGNAPVFDESFRLNVPSIPLPTQTLDLKAEAQSGGLFLAPASTIELGKLADGTVTPGWLRYRNTPPPNGPWTGVRISSLGKKVVYVNNPLEVSGRLDGEVTIGCLRDITIVDDITYWGSSAAGTPPPGCDDLLGLVAERNIIFDNSSATVDLKINAVLMALNTSITAEDYGTRPPCGNLTIWGGLIQKYRGPVGTFRNGVLQTGYAKDYHYDTRVTARTPPAFPLTGVYQEASWMETWDASYPF, from the coding sequence ATGCGACCCGCCATCGGAAGAGCCCTTGGTTCCCGCGGCGGCTACGCCCTAGCCGTGGTCGTGATCATCATGTTCGCCCTCGGCGTCATCGCGGCGTCGTTCATCGCGCTCGCCGGCTACGAAACCAGAGCCTCCCACACCGACCTTGCGAAGCAGCGCGCCTTCTGGCTGGCGGAGGCCGGCAAGGAGCGAGCCCTCAGGTGGATGGCGAGCCTGACGCGCCCCCCCGAGACCGACGTCCGGATCTACACGGCTGCGGCAGGGCCCGATGGCGGCAGCTACACCGTGGATTGCCTGGTCGACAGCGCGGGGATCTACCAGGTCGAGAAGTGGTTCGTCCTCGATTGCGTCGGCCGATCGGAGGGCGTGGAGAGACGGATCAGGCAGCGCATCCGAATGACATCCTTCGCGCAGTACGCCTACTTCACCGATGATGAGCGGACTCCAGGAGGGCAGTACATCTGGTTCATCTCGGCCGATCAGATCCACGGGCTCGTCCACTCGAACGGCACCTTCAGGATCGCCGGGAGCCCCCGTTTCTTCGACGAGGTGACCTCCGCCGCGAATCGGATGATCGGTTACCAGAACTACTCGGTCTACGACCCGAGCGGTTGGCCCGTTGGCGGCAACGCCCCCGTATTCGACGAGAGCTTCCGGCTCAACGTGCCGAGCATACCGCTGCCGACGCAGACCCTCGATCTCAAGGCGGAGGCCCAGAGCGGGGGGCTCTTCCTCGCCCCGGCCTCCACGATCGAGCTCGGGAAGCTGGCCGACGGGACGGTCACGCCCGGCTGGCTCCGCTATCGCAACACTCCCCCCCCGAACGGCCCTTGGACCGGCGTCCGGATCTCCTCCCTCGGGAAGAAAGTCGTCTACGTCAACAATCCTCTCGAGGTCTCGGGCCGCCTGGACGGAGAGGTGACCATCGGCTGCCTCCGCGACATCACCATCGTCGACGACATCACCTATTGGGGCAGCAGCGCCGCGGGGACGCCGCCTCCGGGTTGCGACGACCTGCTGGGCCTCGTGGCCGAGCGGAACATCATCTTCGACAACTCGAGCGCGACTGTGGACCTCAAGATCAACGCGGTCTTGATGGCGCTCAACACGTCGATAACGGCGGAGGACTATGGCACGCGTCCCCCTTGCGGAAATCTCACCATCTGGGGAGGCCTGATCCAGAAGTACCGCGGCCCGGTAGGCACATTCCGCAACGGCGTGCTCCAGACCGGCTACGCGAAGGATTACCACTACGACACGCGCGTCACCGCGCGCACGCCGCCGGCATTCCCTCTGACAGGCGTCTACCAAGAGGCATCATGGATGGAGACCTGGGATGCGAGCTATCCATTCTGA
- a CDS encoding type II secretion system protein yields MGREALHGDLRGRPRRAGEGGFSLVEIMIAASLLLIAFFGITRYFVGGRRQLDYEENRRRATTVAQMRLDGLRRDYSYDDLPLVHGVDTTFVLENRSYRVAHAVSADSPETGATRVRVAVSWREKVSGSDVTRSLETTTVFGRGLP; encoded by the coding sequence ATGGGGCGTGAAGCACTCCATGGCGATCTCCGCGGCCGGCCGAGAAGGGCCGGAGAGGGAGGATTCTCGCTGGTCGAGATCATGATCGCAGCCTCCCTTCTTCTCATCGCCTTCTTCGGCATCACGAGATACTTCGTGGGGGGGCGAAGGCAGCTCGACTACGAGGAGAACCGCAGGAGAGCGACGACTGTGGCCCAGATGCGCCTCGACGGGCTGCGCCGCGACTACTCGTACGATGACCTCCCGCTCGTGCACGGAGTCGACACGACGTTCGTGCTCGAGAATCGCAGTTACAGGGTGGCGCATGCGGTGAGCGCCGACAGTCCGGAGACCGGCGCGACCAGGGTCCGAGTGGCGGTGAGCTGGAGGGAGAAGGTCTCCGGGTCGGATGTGACCCGAAGCCTGGAGACGACGACCGTTTTCGGGAGGGGGCTGCCGTGA
- a CDS encoding prepilin-type N-terminal cleavage/methylation domain-containing protein translates to MFRKRKNQKGFTMIELMVVVVIVGVLAAIAIPIYGKYIKNARVTEATGRMGEILTAAKAWAMENPNAGGVPMWPTAAGGIVDLSATENFTYGIAATNPADTGTFTMTATGRARMAGVTVVIATVGINSNGNAPVVTGL, encoded by the coding sequence CTGTTTCGGAAACGGAAGAACCAGAAGGGGTTCACGATGATCGAGCTGATGGTCGTCGTCGTGATCGTCGGCGTCCTGGCCGCGATCGCGATCCCGATCTACGGCAAGTACATCAAGAACGCCCGCGTCACCGAGGCGACCGGCCGGATGGGCGAGATCCTCACGGCCGCCAAGGCCTGGGCGATGGAGAACCCGAACGCGGGCGGCGTGCCGATGTGGCCGACCGCGGCCGGCGGGATCGTCGATCTCTCGGCGACGGAGAACTTCACCTACGGCATTGCGGCCACCAACCCGGCGGACACCGGAACCTTCACGATGACGGCGACCGGCCGGGCGAGGATGGCCGGGGTCACGGTGGTGATCGCCACGGTGGGGATCAACTCCAACGGCAACGCGCCGGTCGTGACGGGATTGTAG
- a CDS encoding PilT/PilU family type 4a pilus ATPase, with translation MDIAEILHEGVRRRASDILISAGAPVTYHVEGALEPHTPPNPLSGKESESLAYQLLKDAQRKVFEQEWELDLSFHLKDVSRFRVSVYRQKGTIAAVLRLVPLEVPRYSEVGIPDRLLMQLLSIPNGLVLVTGPTGAGKSTTIASLLEYMNTEGEVPKHIVTIEDPIEFLLNSKVCVIDQREIGADTKNYVIGLRSALRQMPHVIFVGEMRDRDTMEVALTAAETGNLVISTLSTPSASKTVNRIVDVFPIHDQAEIRARLALSLKAVISQVLLRRTDIQRRIAAREIMFVNSSISNLIREGKIHQVSNVISSSFAEGMVLLDDSLLELHGAGIVRTADVVARLQDPEKARLLIKSR, from the coding sequence ATGGACATCGCGGAAATCCTGCACGAGGGTGTGCGCCGCAGGGCCTCCGACATCCTCATCTCCGCCGGCGCCCCGGTCACGTACCACGTCGAGGGGGCGCTCGAGCCGCACACCCCTCCCAATCCGCTCAGCGGGAAGGAGAGCGAGAGTCTGGCCTACCAGCTCCTGAAGGATGCCCAGCGCAAGGTCTTCGAGCAGGAGTGGGAGCTGGACCTCTCTTTTCACCTGAAAGACGTGTCGCGATTCCGCGTCAGCGTCTACCGGCAGAAGGGGACGATCGCGGCTGTCCTGCGCCTCGTTCCTCTCGAGGTGCCGCGCTACAGCGAGGTTGGGATCCCCGATCGGCTCCTTATGCAGTTGCTCTCGATTCCGAACGGACTGGTTCTCGTGACGGGTCCGACCGGCGCCGGGAAGTCGACCACGATCGCGAGCCTCCTCGAATACATGAACACCGAGGGGGAGGTCCCGAAACACATCGTGACGATCGAGGATCCGATCGAGTTCCTATTGAATTCCAAGGTCTGCGTGATCGACCAGCGAGAGATCGGAGCCGACACGAAGAACTACGTCATCGGTTTGCGCAGCGCTCTGCGGCAGATGCCCCACGTCATCTTCGTCGGGGAGATGCGCGACCGCGACACGATGGAGGTGGCCCTCACGGCGGCCGAGACGGGAAACCTTGTCATCAGCACCCTCTCGACGCCGTCCGCCTCGAAGACGGTGAACCGGATCGTGGACGTCTTCCCGATCCACGACCAGGCCGAGATCCGCGCGCGGCTGGCTCTATCGCTCAAAGCGGTGATCTCCCAGGTCCTCTTGCGAAGGACCGACATCCAGAGACGGATCGCCGCGCGGGAGATCATGTTCGTCAACAGCTCGATCTCGAACCTGATCCGGGAGGGGAAGATCCATCAGGTCAGTAATGTCATCTCTAGCAGCTTCGCCGAGGGAATGGTCTTGCTCGACGACTCCCTCCTGGAGCTGCATGGCGCGGGAATCGTGCGGACCGCCGACGTCGTGGCGCGGCTCCAGGATCCCGAGAAGGCGCGGCTTCTCATCAAGTCGCGGTAG
- a CDS encoding prepilin-type N-terminal cleavage/methylation domain-containing protein — MEGTRVKMFRRKKSEKGFTMIELMVVVVIVGILSSIAIPIYGKYVKNARITEATGRIGEIITAAKARAVENPNASGVPMWPTAAGGIVDLTATENFTYGIAATNPADTGTFTCTATGRARMAGVVVVMRVVGIASNGSAPVVTGL; from the coding sequence ATGGAGGGCACAAGAGTGAAGATGTTCCGGAGGAAGAAGAGCGAGAAGGGGTTCACGATGATCGAGCTGATGGTCGTCGTGGTCATCGTGGGGATCCTCTCCTCGATCGCAATCCCGATCTACGGGAAATACGTCAAGAACGCGAGGATCACCGAGGCAACGGGGCGGATCGGGGAGATCATCACAGCCGCCAAGGCACGGGCGGTGGAGAACCCGAACGCGAGCGGCGTGCCTATGTGGCCGACCGCAGCGGGCGGGATCGTCGATCTCACGGCGACGGAGAACTTCACCTACGGCATTGCGGCCACCAACCCGGCGGACACCGGCACTTTCACCTGCACGGCGACCGGCCGGGCGAGGATGGCCGGCGTCGTGGTCGTCATGAGGGTTGTGGGGATCGCCTCGAACGGAAGCGCGCCGGTCGTCACCGGTCTATGA
- a CDS encoding sigma-54-dependent Fis family transcriptional regulator, with amino-acid sequence MDKPCVLIIDDEESMRRFLTVLLEKEGYRVISASTGRAGLGVLDEERIDVVITDLKMPDMNGIEVLETVKKKSPETPVVILTAYASTASAIEALNKGACQYIEKKARNDEIALVIKNALSMGRVQSENQVLKKQLRSTHAERKIIGKSEEMTKVFKMIEKVADTEATILVYGESGTGKELIAREIHYSSRRAQGPFVSINCGALPKDLLESNLFGHMKGSFTGAIKDQPGLFTVSEGGTFFLDEVGEMAPATQVKLLRALQEREIIPVGGTKPIKINVRLIAATNADLEREVNEGRFRTDLFYRLNVIPLRLPPLRQRRDDIPLLAEHFLSRFAGGEGAKTVEPEALEALGRYDWPGNVRELENVVERAVILNEGGAIRLQDLPEKVVRGPSRSGSLVIDTLCLTIDELEKEYILKVLDFTRWQKKRASEILGINPSTLYRKLISYGIGDREDAAAGSEEGQAEAA; translated from the coding sequence ATGGACAAACCGTGCGTCCTGATAATCGACGACGAGGAAAGCATGCGCCGCTTCCTCACGGTCCTCCTCGAGAAGGAGGGATACCGGGTGATCAGCGCGTCGACGGGGCGCGCGGGTCTGGGCGTCCTCGACGAGGAACGTATCGATGTCGTGATCACGGACCTCAAGATGCCCGACATGAACGGGATCGAGGTGCTGGAGACGGTCAAGAAGAAGTCTCCTGAGACTCCCGTTGTCATTCTGACGGCGTACGCCTCGACGGCCTCAGCGATCGAGGCCCTCAACAAGGGAGCCTGCCAGTACATCGAGAAAAAGGCGCGCAATGACGAGATCGCGCTCGTCATCAAGAATGCCCTCTCGATGGGACGGGTGCAGTCCGAAAACCAGGTCCTCAAGAAGCAGCTCAGATCGACCCACGCCGAGCGGAAGATCATCGGGAAGTCCGAAGAGATGACCAAGGTCTTCAAGATGATCGAGAAGGTGGCCGACACGGAGGCGACGATCCTGGTCTACGGCGAGAGCGGCACGGGCAAGGAGCTGATCGCCCGCGAGATCCACTACAGTAGCCGCAGGGCGCAGGGGCCTTTCGTTTCGATCAACTGCGGCGCTCTTCCGAAGGACCTCCTCGAATCGAACCTCTTCGGTCACATGAAGGGTTCTTTCACGGGGGCCATCAAGGACCAGCCCGGCCTCTTCACCGTGAGCGAGGGGGGGACCTTCTTCCTCGACGAGGTCGGCGAGATGGCGCCCGCGACGCAAGTGAAGCTGCTCCGGGCGCTCCAGGAAAGGGAGATCATCCCGGTCGGGGGAACGAAGCCGATCAAGATCAACGTGCGGCTGATCGCGGCGACCAACGCCGACCTGGAGCGCGAGGTCAACGAAGGGCGCTTCCGGACTGACCTGTTCTATCGACTGAACGTGATCCCGCTCCGGCTCCCTCCCCTGCGCCAGCGGCGAGACGACATCCCCCTGCTCGCCGAGCATTTCCTCTCCCGCTTCGCCGGAGGCGAAGGCGCCAAGACGGTCGAACCGGAAGCGTTGGAAGCCCTGGGCCGCTATGACTGGCCTGGAAACGTCAGGGAGCTCGAGAACGTCGTCGAGCGGGCGGTCATCCTGAACGAGGGGGGAGCGATAAGGCTCCAGGACCTTCCCGAGAAGGTCGTGAGGGGACCCTCCCGGTCCGGGTCTCTCGTCATCGACACTCTGTGTCTGACGATCGACGAGCTGGAGAAGGAATACATCCTGAAGGTCCTTGACTTCACGCGCTGGCAGAAGAAGAGGGCGAGCGAGATCCTTGGGATCAATCCATCGACTCTCTACCGCAAGCTGATCTCCTATGGGATCGGCGACCGGGAGGACGCCGCGGCAGGTTCGGAGGAGGGGCAGGCCGAAGCCGCATGA
- a CDS encoding prepilin peptidase: MTVDFGFREVPGIWIFLGLLGLCLGSFLNVVIHRLPLGLSVARPGSRCPRCQAPIAIHDNIPILSYLLLRGRCRRCSAPIGIRYPAIEALGGLSLLLAALASSDLLGLAVRSLFLLSMIAITWIDLDHRIIPDEISLPGIVLGILVCPVLGVSRLDGIVGAVVGGGALLLVAVAYRAIRGIAGMGMGDVKLAAMLGAFMGWRGVFLTILLSSLVGSILGLALLARRRATGQTALPFGTFLAPAAAAVLLLGPRIWTWYLDLFQRRGF; this comes from the coding sequence ATGACCGTCGACTTCGGGTTTCGGGAGGTCCCGGGAATCTGGATCTTCCTGGGCCTCCTGGGCCTCTGTCTCGGGAGCTTCCTGAACGTGGTGATCCACAGGCTCCCGCTGGGCCTGTCGGTCGCGCGCCCGGGCTCGCGATGCCCGCGATGCCAGGCGCCGATCGCCATCCACGACAACATACCGATCCTGAGCTATCTGCTTCTGAGGGGGCGTTGCCGGCGCTGCTCGGCGCCGATCGGCATCCGGTACCCGGCCATCGAGGCGCTGGGAGGCCTCTCGCTCCTTCTTGCCGCCCTCGCGTCGAGCGATCTCCTCGGCCTCGCGGTCCGGTCGCTTTTCCTCCTATCGATGATCGCGATCACCTGGATCGATCTCGACCACAGGATCATCCCGGATGAGATCAGTCTCCCCGGGATCGTCCTGGGCATCCTCGTCTGCCCGGTCCTGGGCGTTTCGCGCCTGGACGGCATCGTGGGGGCGGTTGTGGGCGGGGGGGCCCTCCTCCTCGTCGCCGTGGCCTATCGCGCGATCCGCGGAATCGCGGGGATGGGGATGGGGGATGTCAAGTTAGCCGCGATGCTGGGGGCCTTCATGGGCTGGCGGGGAGTTTTCCTCACCATTCTTCTAAGCTCCCTGGTCGGCTCGATCCTCGGGCTCGCCCTCCTGGCCAGACGCCGCGCGACAGGCCAGACCGCCCTGCCTTTCGGGACGTTTCTGGCGCCCGCCGCCGCGGCGGTGCTTCTCCTCGGCCCCCGCATCTGGACCTGGTATCTGGACCTGTTCCAGCGCCGGGGCTTCTGA